One genomic segment of Pseudomonas sp. p1(2021b) includes these proteins:
- the oscA gene encoding sulfur starvation response protein OscA, giving the protein MSASVRSIDGQDEATILREIQSALRDLRFGAVEITVHNAQVVQIERKEKFRLQQPGNKSG; this is encoded by the coding sequence ATGAGTGCATCCGTGCGTAGCATCGACGGCCAGGACGAAGCCACCATTCTGCGTGAGATCCAGAGCGCCCTGCGTGACCTGCGCTTCGGCGCGGTAGAGATCACCGTGCACAACGCCCAGGTCGTGCAGATCGAGCGCAAGGAGAAGTTCCGCCTGCAGCAGCCCGGCAACAAGTCCGGCTGA
- a CDS encoding sulfate ABC transporter substrate-binding protein, with amino-acid sequence MSIRRYALAALASAVFAGSAIAKDYELLNVSYDPTRELYQQYNAEFIKHWQATHPDDKVKIQQSHGGSGKQARAVIDGLRADVVTLALAGDIDEVAKLGKSLPADWQSRLPEASTPYTSTIVFLVRKGNPKGIKDWGDLIKPDVSVITPNPKTSGGARWNFLAAWAYGLKTGGSEDKAKEYVQALFKHVPVLDTGARGSTITFVNNGQGDVLLAWENEAFLALKEDGGSDKFEIVVPSLSILAEPPVAVVDKNAEKKGNTAIATEYLKHLYSPAGQTIAAQNFYRPRDEKVAAEFGKQFPKLELVTIDKDFGGWKTAQPKFFNDGGVFDQIYQAQ; translated from the coding sequence ATGTCCATCCGCCGTTATGCGCTTGCCGCCCTGGCCAGTGCCGTTTTTGCCGGTTCCGCGATCGCCAAGGACTACGAACTGTTGAACGTGTCCTACGACCCGACCCGTGAGCTGTACCAGCAGTACAACGCCGAATTCATCAAGCACTGGCAGGCCACGCACCCAGACGACAAGGTGAAGATCCAGCAATCCCACGGCGGCTCGGGCAAGCAGGCGCGGGCCGTGATCGATGGCCTGCGTGCCGATGTGGTGACCCTGGCCCTGGCGGGTGATATCGACGAAGTGGCCAAGCTCGGCAAGAGCCTGCCCGCCGACTGGCAAAGCCGCCTGCCGGAGGCCAGCACGCCCTACACCTCGACCATCGTTTTCCTGGTGCGCAAGGGCAACCCCAAGGGCATCAAGGACTGGGGCGACCTGATCAAGCCAGATGTCTCCGTCATCACCCCCAACCCCAAGACCTCCGGCGGGGCCCGCTGGAACTTCCTGGCGGCCTGGGCCTATGGCCTGAAGACTGGCGGCAGTGAGGACAAGGCCAAGGAATACGTGCAGGCGCTGTTCAAGCATGTGCCGGTGCTCGATACAGGTGCCCGGGGCTCAACCATCACCTTCGTCAACAACGGCCAGGGCGATGTGTTGCTGGCCTGGGAGAACGAGGCATTCCTGGCATTGAAGGAAGACGGCGGCAGCGACAAGTTCGAGATCGTCGTGCCGTCTCTGTCGATCCTCGCCGAGCCCCCTGTGGCCGTCGTCGACAAGAACGCCGAGAAGAAGGGCAATACAGCCATCGCCACTGAATATCTCAAACACCTGTACAGCCCGGCCGGGCAGACGATCGCGGCGCAGAACTTCTACCGCCCGCGTGACGAGAAGGTCGCAGCGGAGTTCGGCAAGCAATTCCCGAAATTGGAGCTGGTGACCATCGACAAGGACTTCGGGGGCTGGAAGACTGCACAGCCCAAGTTCTTCAACGACGGCGGTGTCTTCGACCAGATCTATCAGGCACAGTAA
- the cysT gene encoding sulfate ABC transporter permease subunit CysT, with amino-acid sequence MSRRISPVIPGFGLTLGYTLVYLSLIVLIPLAAMFVHAAQLTWDQFWAVVSAPRVLAALKLSFGTALFAALINGVIGTLLAWVLVRYEFPGRKVIDAMIDLPFALPTAVAGIALTALYAPAGWVGQFATDLGFKIAYTPLGITLALTFVTLPFVVRTVQPVLADIPREVEEAAACLGAKPLQVFRHVLAPALLPAWLTGFALAFARGVGEYGSVIFIAGNMPMKTEILPLLIMVKLDQYDYTGATAIGVLMLVVSFILLLLINLLQRRIETP; translated from the coding sequence ATGTCACGTCGAATTTCCCCCGTCATACCCGGCTTCGGGCTGACGCTGGGCTACACCTTGGTGTACCTCAGCCTGATTGTGCTCATACCGCTGGCTGCCATGTTCGTGCATGCCGCACAGCTGACCTGGGATCAGTTCTGGGCCGTGGTCAGTGCGCCGCGGGTACTCGCTGCGTTGAAACTGAGCTTCGGCACCGCGCTGTTCGCTGCCCTCATCAACGGTGTGATCGGCACCCTGCTGGCCTGGGTGCTGGTACGTTATGAATTTCCGGGGCGCAAGGTCATCGACGCGATGATCGACCTGCCGTTCGCCCTGCCCACGGCTGTGGCGGGTATCGCCCTGACGGCGTTGTACGCACCGGCCGGCTGGGTGGGGCAGTTCGCCACCGACCTGGGCTTCAAGATCGCCTACACCCCGCTGGGCATCACCCTCGCGCTGACCTTCGTCACCCTGCCGTTCGTGGTGCGCACGGTGCAGCCGGTATTGGCCGATATTCCGCGGGAAGTCGAAGAAGCCGCCGCCTGCCTGGGCGCCAAGCCGCTGCAGGTGTTCCGCCATGTGCTGGCGCCGGCGCTGCTGCCCGCCTGGTTGACTGGCTTCGCCCTGGCGTTTGCCCGTGGCGTGGGCGAGTACGGCTCGGTGATCTTCATTGCCGGCAACATGCCGATGAAGACCGAGATCCTGCCGCTGTTGATCATGGTCAAGCTGGACCAGTACGACTACACCGGCGCCACCGCCATCGGCGTGCTGATGCTGGTGGTTTCCTTCATCCTGTTGCTGCTGATCAACCTGCTGCAGCGCCGCATCGAAACCCCTTGA
- the cysW gene encoding sulfate ABC transporter permease subunit CysW gives MSSSSLGAAAAANAARRGSATSRRVLIGLAWLVFVLFLLLPLFIVVSQALKNGFGTFFEAIFEPDALSALKLTLLAVAISVPLNLVFGVSAAWCVSKYNFRGKSLLVTLIDLPFSVSPVIAGLVYVLMFGAQGLFGPWLQDHDIQIVFALPGIVLATIFVTVPFVARELIPLMQEQGTQEEEAARLLGANGWQMFWHVTLPNIKWGLIYGVVLCTARAMGEFGAVSVVSGHIRGVTNTLPLHVEILYNEYNHVAAFSVASLLLILALFILLLKQWSENRINRLRHGAAEE, from the coding sequence ATGTCCAGTTCATCCCTTGGCGCCGCCGCTGCGGCCAACGCTGCCCGCAGGGGCAGCGCCACCTCGCGCCGCGTATTGATCGGCCTGGCCTGGCTGGTGTTCGTGCTGTTCCTGCTGCTGCCGCTGTTCATCGTGGTGTCCCAGGCGTTGAAGAACGGCTTCGGCACCTTCTTCGAGGCGATCTTCGAGCCTGACGCGCTTTCGGCCCTGAAGCTGACCTTGCTCGCCGTGGCCATCTCGGTGCCGCTGAACCTGGTGTTCGGCGTCAGCGCCGCATGGTGCGTGAGTAAGTACAACTTCCGGGGCAAGAGCCTGCTGGTCACCCTGATCGACCTGCCATTCTCGGTCTCGCCGGTGATCGCCGGCCTGGTATACGTCCTGATGTTCGGTGCCCAGGGCCTGTTCGGGCCGTGGCTGCAGGACCACGATATCCAGATCGTCTTCGCCTTGCCGGGCATCGTCCTGGCGACCATCTTCGTCACTGTGCCCTTCGTCGCCCGCGAGCTGATCCCGCTGATGCAGGAGCAGGGCACCCAGGAAGAAGAGGCCGCACGCCTGCTGGGCGCCAATGGCTGGCAGATGTTCTGGCATGTGACCCTGCCGAACATCAAGTGGGGCCTGATCTATGGCGTGGTGCTGTGCACCGCGCGGGCGATGGGTGAGTTCGGCGCGGTGTCGGTGGTGTCCGGCCATATCCGCGGTGTCACCAACACCCTGCCGCTGCACGTGGAGATCCTCTACAACGAGTACAACCATGTCGCGGCCTTCAGCGTGGCCAGCCTGCTGCTGATCCTGGCGCTCTTCATCCTGCTGCTCAAGCAGTGGAGCGAGAACCGTATTAACCGCCTGCGCCACGGCGCAGCGGAGGAATAA
- a CDS encoding sulfate/molybdate ABC transporter ATP-binding protein: MSIEVRNVSKRFNAFQALDNINLDINSGELVALLGPSGCGKTTLLRIIAGLETPDQGSIVFHGEDVSGHDVRDRNVGFVFQHYALFRHMSVFDNVAFGLRMKPKGERPSESRIAEKVHELLNMVQLDWLADRYPEQLSGGQRQRIALARALAVEPKVLLLDEPFGALDAKVRKELRRWLARLHEDINLTSVFVTHDQEEAMEVADRIVVMNKGVIEQIGSPGEVYENPANDFVYHFLGDSNRLSLSEGQHVLFRPHEVSLSRHETEGHQAAEVRDIRPLGATTRVTLKVPGQSELIEAEVVKDHDSLTGLARGETLFFRPKVWQKVPNI, translated from the coding sequence ATGTCGATCGAAGTTCGTAACGTCAGCAAGCGCTTCAACGCCTTCCAGGCCCTGGACAACATCAACCTGGATATCAACAGCGGCGAGCTGGTGGCCCTGCTCGGCCCTTCGGGCTGCGGCAAGACCACCCTGCTGCGGATCATCGCCGGCCTCGAGACGCCCGACCAGGGCAGCATCGTGTTCCACGGCGAGGATGTGTCCGGCCACGATGTGCGTGATCGTAATGTCGGTTTCGTGTTCCAGCACTACGCCCTGTTCCGTCACATGAGCGTGTTCGACAACGTCGCCTTCGGCCTGCGCATGAAGCCCAAGGGCGAGCGCCCGAGCGAGAGCCGCATCGCCGAGAAGGTCCATGAACTGTTGAACATGGTCCAGCTCGACTGGCTCGCCGACCGCTACCCCGAGCAGCTTTCCGGCGGCCAGCGCCAGCGTATCGCCCTGGCCCGCGCCCTGGCGGTGGAGCCCAAGGTGCTACTGCTCGACGAGCCGTTCGGTGCCCTCGATGCCAAGGTGCGCAAGGAGCTGCGCCGTTGGCTGGCACGCCTGCACGAAGACATCAACCTGACCTCGGTGTTCGTGACCCACGACCAGGAAGAGGCCATGGAAGTGGCCGACCGCATCGTGGTGATGAACAAAGGCGTGATCGAGCAGATCGGCTCGCCGGGCGAGGTGTACGAAAACCCGGCCAACGATTTCGTCTACCACTTCCTGGGGGACTCCAACCGGCTGAGCCTGAGCGAAGGCCAGCATGTGCTGTTCCGCCCCCACGAGGTGTCGCTGTCGCGGCATGAGACCGAAGGCCACCAGGCCGCCGAGGTGCGCGACATCCGGCCGTTGGGCGCGACCACGCGTGTCACCTTGAAGGTGCCGGGGCAGAGCGAGTTGATCGAAGCCGAGGTGGTGAAGGACCACGACAGCCTGACTGGGCTGGCGCGCGGGGAGACGTTGTTCTTCCGCCCGAAGGTCTGGCAGAAGGTGCCGAATATCTAA
- a CDS encoding TonB-dependent receptor, with protein sequence MFVPCHLSRLTLGLSLICGAGLASAATTVLPELSVTADREREEDNPQVREVSTATRTSTPVRDVPQAIDTVKTRNSLDYGHYSLDKALEGIPNVSSGADTRFDSLRIRGFDASNDFYLDGVRDDSQYVRDLHNIERVEVLKGPAAVLYGRGSQGGIVNRVSKAPEHGRRSTVEAQAGSEDLRSLYADLSADPTDTLSLRLNLGNQDNNSFRDGIDGSRQLFAPSMSWQLTPELNWLVQYEYSRYNRTPDRGIPGNPLTGRPADVSRHTTYGDTQRDYIDDRAQTLRSRLNYALNDQWQLRHTLSLFTLESDFDNTYQTAYNPSTGLVSRQRWQQDLSTRNLFNTVELEGHVHTYGLEHTLLVGLEVGEQRRNSLLHSGVGVPAVPLSGATGGHQHSGAMKVFSDNHTDVESAGLYVQDQVRLNDQWQLLAGVRFDRFEVKTTSKLKNLTEKQESTSTSPRLGVVYSPWRDHSFYASWSKTFSPVGGGLIGITPGAPGNGNDAGPELTRQKEIGVKSDWFDERLSTTLALYELELYNRRTRDPNNPDLIQLSGLQRSRGIELTAMGNLVGNWYLRGGIGLQDATIVKDNNGQQGNRINDVAKRNGNLFVTWKPELGWYAETGLTLVGERYADTQNTILLPGYGRWDALAGYRTRDWDVRAALSNITDKTYYSSATSAGQIQFGDPRSLVVTGTYAF encoded by the coding sequence ATGTTCGTTCCTTGTCACCTTTCACGCCTGACCCTGGGCTTGTCGCTGATCTGCGGCGCAGGCCTGGCCAGCGCCGCTACCACTGTCCTGCCGGAACTGTCGGTCACTGCCGACCGCGAGCGGGAAGAGGACAACCCGCAGGTTCGCGAAGTCAGCACCGCCACGCGCACCTCGACCCCGGTACGCGACGTGCCCCAGGCCATCGACACGGTAAAGACCCGCAACAGCCTGGACTACGGCCACTACAGCCTGGACAAGGCGCTCGAAGGCATCCCCAACGTCAGCAGCGGCGCCGACACCCGCTTCGACAGCCTGCGCATCCGCGGCTTCGACGCCAGCAACGACTTCTACCTGGACGGTGTGCGCGACGACAGCCAGTACGTGCGCGACCTGCACAACATCGAACGGGTCGAGGTACTCAAGGGCCCCGCCGCGGTGCTTTATGGCCGCGGCAGCCAGGGCGGTATCGTCAACCGGGTGAGCAAGGCGCCGGAGCACGGCCGCCGTTCGACCGTCGAAGCCCAGGCCGGCAGCGAAGACCTGCGCAGTCTGTATGCCGACCTCAGCGCCGACCCGACCGATACCCTCAGCCTGCGCCTGAACCTGGGCAACCAGGACAACAACAGTTTCCGCGACGGCATCGACGGCAGCCGCCAACTGTTCGCACCGTCCATGAGCTGGCAGCTGACGCCCGAGCTGAACTGGCTGGTGCAATACGAGTACAGCCGCTACAACCGCACGCCCGACCGGGGCATCCCCGGCAACCCATTGACCGGCCGACCCGCCGATGTCAGCCGCCACACCACCTATGGCGATACCCAGCGCGACTACATCGACGACCGTGCACAGACGCTACGCTCGCGCCTGAACTACGCGCTCAACGACCAATGGCAGCTACGCCACACGCTGAGCCTGTTCACCCTGGAAAGCGACTTCGACAACACCTACCAGACCGCCTACAACCCCAGCACCGGCTTGGTCAGCCGCCAGCGCTGGCAGCAGGACTTGAGCACCCGCAACCTGTTCAACACCGTGGAGCTGGAAGGCCACGTGCACACCTACGGGCTCGAACACACGTTGCTGGTTGGCCTGGAAGTGGGTGAGCAACGTCGCAATTCGCTGCTGCATTCGGGCGTTGGCGTTCCCGCGGTGCCGTTGTCCGGCGCTACCGGCGGGCACCAGCACAGCGGTGCGATGAAGGTTTTCAGCGACAACCATACCGATGTGGAAAGTGCCGGCCTATATGTGCAGGACCAGGTCCGCCTGAACGACCAATGGCAACTGCTCGCCGGCGTGCGCTTCGACCGCTTCGAAGTCAAAACCACCAGCAAGCTGAAGAACCTCACCGAGAAGCAGGAAAGTACCAGTACCAGCCCTCGCCTGGGCGTGGTCTATTCGCCCTGGCGCGACCACTCCTTCTATGCCTCCTGGAGCAAGACCTTCTCGCCGGTCGGCGGCGGCCTGATCGGCATCACGCCCGGTGCGCCCGGCAATGGCAACGATGCGGGCCCAGAGCTGACCCGGCAGAAGGAGATCGGGGTCAAGAGCGACTGGTTCGATGAACGCCTGAGCACCACCCTGGCCCTCTATGAACTGGAGCTGTACAACCGCCGCACCCGCGACCCGAACAACCCGGACCTTATCCAGCTCAGCGGCCTGCAACGCTCTCGCGGCATCGAGCTGACCGCCATGGGCAACCTGGTCGGCAACTGGTATCTGCGCGGTGGCATCGGCTTGCAGGATGCGACCATCGTAAAGGACAACAACGGCCAGCAAGGCAATCGCATCAATGATGTGGCCAAACGCAACGGTAACCTGTTCGTCACCTGGAAGCCCGAGCTTGGCTGGTACGCCGAGACCGGCCTGACCCTGGTGGGCGAGCGTTATGCCGACACCCAGAACACCATCCTGCTGCCGGGGTATGGCCGCTGGGATGCCCTGGCCGGCTACCGCACCCGTGATTGGGATGTGCGGGCAGCCTTGAGCAACATCACCGACAAGACCTACTACAGTTCGGCGACCAGTGCCGGGCAGATCCAGTTCGGTGATCCGCGCAGCCTGGTGGTGACGGGGACCTACGCGTTCTGA
- a CDS encoding OprD family porin has translation MLKTRISLVALAMIAATQAQANEQAESKGFIEDSHANVLLRNAYINRDKKHGTDDQIEWGQAFIGTFNSGFTQGTVGVGVDAFGLYAIRLDGGKGHNGGAGVDFFKPSDTAPTNSPHNLARGGAAVKFRVSNTVLKYGDQMPALPVLQYDDARLLPESFTGTLITSKEIKGLELNAGRFTQEARKSAEGRDSGGLKSINVFGGSYKFTDNFTAALYTADNEDVMKKHYLGLNYVFPIAADQSLTLDFNGYKSDIDNKYVRAAGLNGDSNTIWSLAATYAFGPHSITLAHQRSTGDTGYNYGWYQNRGGVGDGGSTIYLANSYWSDFNAEDERSWQLGYGLDFGAFGIPGLTYKVAYVVGDNINTRNAANPQGFGEGKEREIFNQIRYVVQEGPAKDLSVKLRSSFVRTNTAVRQNGYNDDGNEVRVFVEYPISIF, from the coding sequence ATGTTGAAAACCAGGATCAGCCTGGTCGCACTGGCGATGATCGCCGCGACCCAGGCCCAGGCCAACGAGCAGGCCGAAAGCAAGGGCTTCATCGAGGACAGCCACGCCAACGTCCTTCTGCGCAACGCTTACATCAATCGCGATAAGAAGCATGGCACCGACGACCAGATCGAGTGGGGCCAGGCTTTCATCGGCACCTTCAACTCCGGCTTCACTCAGGGCACCGTGGGCGTGGGCGTCGATGCCTTCGGCCTGTACGCCATCCGCCTGGATGGCGGCAAGGGCCACAACGGTGGTGCTGGCGTCGACTTCTTCAAGCCGAGCGACACCGCACCGACCAACTCCCCGCACAACCTCGCCCGTGGCGGCGCGGCAGTGAAGTTCCGTGTTTCCAACACCGTGCTCAAGTACGGTGACCAGATGCCGGCCCTGCCCGTGCTGCAATACGACGACGCCCGCCTGCTGCCAGAGAGCTTCACCGGCACCCTGATCACGTCCAAGGAGATCAAGGGCCTGGAGCTGAACGCCGGTCGCTTCACCCAGGAAGCGCGCAAGAGCGCCGAGGGCCGTGACAGCGGTGGCCTGAAGTCGATCAACGTGTTCGGCGGTAGCTACAAGTTCACCGACAACTTCACCGCGGCGCTGTACACCGCCGACAACGAAGATGTGATGAAGAAGCACTACCTGGGCCTGAACTATGTCTTCCCGATCGCGGCCGACCAGTCCCTGACCCTGGACTTCAACGGCTACAAGTCGGACATCGACAACAAATACGTACGTGCCGCCGGCCTGAACGGCGACTCCAACACCATCTGGAGCCTCGCTGCCACCTACGCCTTCGGCCCGCACTCGATCACCCTGGCACACCAGCGCAGCACCGGTGACACTGGCTACAACTACGGCTGGTACCAGAACCGTGGTGGCGTGGGTGACGGTGGTTCGACCATCTACCTGGCCAACTCCTACTGGTCCGACTTCAACGCCGAGGACGAACGCTCCTGGCAGCTGGGCTACGGCCTGGACTTCGGTGCCTTCGGCATTCCAGGCCTGACCTACAAGGTCGCCTATGTAGTGGGTGACAACATCAACACCCGCAACGCGGCCAACCCGCAGGGCTTCGGCGAGGGCAAGGAACGCGAGATCTTCAACCAGATCCGCTACGTCGTCCAGGAAGGCCCGGCCAAGGACCTGTCGGTCAAGCTGCGTAGCTCCTTCGTACGCACCAATACCGCAGTTCGCCAGAACGGCTACAACGACGACGGCAACGAAGTCCGCGTATTCGTCGAGTACCCGATCAGCATCTTCTGA
- a CDS encoding FMN-binding glutamate synthase family protein: protein MKHAFSTRYACLAACLLFTFASLPFLAQHAWIWPFTLVTALLSLVGLNDLRQSHHAVRRNYPILGNIRYLIETIRPEIRQYLIEGDDDKLPFSRSQRSLVYARAKNESAEKAFGTLNDAYKPGFEFISHSMLPVATPDPASFRIAIGGPQCRLPYSASIFNISAMSFGALSANAIGALNKGARLGRFAHDTGEGSISPYHREHGGDLIWEIGSGYFGCRTEEGRFDPARFAEQARAPQVKMIEIKLSQGAKPGHGGILPGHKVSPEIAATRGVRVGEDCISPAAHSAFRTPVELLQFIGRLRELSGGKPVGFKFCLGHPWEFMGIAKAMLATGITPDFIVVDGKEGGTGAAPREFSDNMGVPMREGLMFVHNTLVGLNLRDRIRIGAAGKIVSAFDIASVLAIGADWVNSARGFMFAIGCIQSQSCHTNKCPTGVATQDPLRQRALVVPEKAERVASFHRNTLHALAEMLAAAGLEHPSELKPKHLARRISPSQISLFSELHQFLKPGELLGGSIESEFYGRMWRMARSDSFAPQAGEAAPIAAVARRKETTPA, encoded by the coding sequence ATGAAACACGCATTCTCCACCCGTTACGCCTGCCTGGCCGCCTGCCTGCTGTTCACCTTCGCCAGCCTCCCATTCCTTGCCCAGCACGCCTGGATCTGGCCGTTCACGCTGGTAACGGCGCTGCTCAGCCTGGTCGGCCTGAACGATCTGCGCCAGAGCCACCACGCGGTGCGGCGCAACTACCCGATCCTGGGCAATATCCGTTACTTGATCGAGACCATCCGCCCGGAAATCCGCCAGTACCTGATCGAAGGCGACGACGACAAACTGCCCTTCTCTCGTTCGCAACGTTCGCTGGTGTATGCCCGGGCCAAGAATGAAAGCGCGGAAAAGGCCTTCGGTACGCTCAACGATGCCTACAAGCCTGGCTTCGAGTTCATCAGCCATTCGATGCTGCCGGTGGCAACGCCGGACCCGGCCTCGTTTCGCATCGCCATCGGCGGCCCGCAGTGCCGGCTGCCTTATTCGGCGTCGATCTTCAACATCTCGGCCATGAGCTTCGGGGCCCTGAGCGCCAATGCCATCGGGGCCTTGAACAAGGGCGCACGTCTGGGCCGGTTCGCCCATGACACCGGCGAGGGCAGCATCAGCCCCTATCACCGCGAGCATGGCGGCGACCTGATCTGGGAGATCGGTAGCGGCTACTTCGGCTGCCGTACCGAAGAGGGCCGCTTCGACCCGGCGCGCTTCGCCGAGCAGGCGCGCGCCCCGCAGGTGAAGATGATCGAGATCAAGCTCAGCCAAGGCGCCAAGCCGGGCCATGGCGGCATCCTGCCAGGGCATAAGGTCAGCCCGGAGATTGCCGCCACCCGGGGCGTTCGGGTCGGCGAGGACTGTATTTCGCCTGCTGCCCACAGCGCCTTCCGCACGCCGGTGGAGCTGTTGCAGTTCATTGGTCGCCTGCGCGAACTGTCTGGCGGCAAGCCGGTGGGCTTCAAGTTCTGCCTGGGCCACCCCTGGGAATTCATGGGGATCGCCAAGGCCATGCTGGCCACCGGCATCACCCCGGATTTCATCGTCGTCGATGGCAAGGAAGGGGGCACAGGCGCAGCGCCCAGGGAGTTCAGCGACAACATGGGCGTGCCGATGCGCGAAGGGCTGATGTTCGTGCACAACACCCTGGTGGGCCTGAACCTACGCGATCGCATTCGCATCGGTGCGGCGGGCAAGATCGTCAGCGCCTTCGACATCGCCAGCGTGCTGGCCATCGGCGCGGACTGGGTCAATTCTGCCCGCGGCTTCATGTTCGCCATCGGCTGCATCCAGTCGCAGAGCTGCCACACCAACAAGTGCCCCACCGGGGTCGCCACCCAGGACCCGCTGCGCCAGCGCGCGCTGGTGGTGCCGGAGAAGGCCGAGCGGGTGGCCAGCTTTCATCGCAACACCTTGCATGCCCTGGCCGAGATGCTCGCGGCGGCGGGCCTGGAACATCCGTCGGAGCTCAAGCCCAAGCATCTGGCGCGGCGTATCAGCCCCAGCCAGATCAGCCTGTTTTCGGAGCTGCATCAGTTTCTCAAGCCGGGCGAGTTGCTCGGTGGCTCGATCGAGAGCGAGTTCTATGGGCGGATGTGGCGAATGGCGCGCAGTGACAGTTTTGCGCCGCAAGCGGGAGAAGCGGCGCCGATAGCGGCTGTGGCACGCCGGAAGGAAACGACTCCAGCGTAA
- a CDS encoding type II toxin-antitoxin system HicA family toxin, with protein sequence MNSRELISPIEADGWYLVRSRGSHRHFKHSCKKGLVTIPHPKKDLLPATIASVLRQAQIRYAS encoded by the coding sequence GTGAACAGCCGCGAATTGATTTCACCCATAGAAGCCGACGGTTGGTACCTGGTGCGAAGCCGGGGGAGCCACCGCCACTTCAAGCATTCCTGCAAGAAAGGCTTGGTGACGATTCCTCATCCCAAGAAGGACCTGCTGCCGGCCACGATCGCCAGCGTGCTGCGCCAAGCGCAGATCAGGTATGCCAGCTGA
- a CDS encoding type II toxin-antitoxin system HicB family antitoxin, whose translation MLFPIAIFPGDDSHAWGVEVPDIPGCFSAGEDLDDAMAMAREAIEGHLELLAQDEQEIPKASKVTVHAANPTFAGCTWALVDIDITRYLGKAEKLNITLPAYLLNRIDAYVKNHPEQKSRSGFLAEAALKVLQGQ comes from the coding sequence ATGCTTTTCCCTATCGCGATCTTCCCCGGCGACGACAGCCATGCCTGGGGCGTAGAAGTACCGGATATACCGGGTTGCTTCTCGGCGGGCGAGGATCTGGACGACGCCATGGCCATGGCTCGCGAGGCCATTGAAGGCCACTTGGAACTGCTCGCGCAGGATGAACAGGAGATCCCCAAGGCCAGCAAGGTCACCGTGCACGCGGCCAACCCAACCTTCGCCGGTTGTACCTGGGCGCTGGTCGACATCGATATCACCCGTTACCTGGGCAAGGCGGAAAAACTCAATATCACCTTGCCGGCCTATCTGCTGAACCGCATCGATGCCTACGTGAAGAACCACCCCGAACAGAAAAGCCGTTCGGGGTTCCTGGCTGAGGCTGCGCTCAAGGTGCTGCAGGGGCAATAA